In the genome of Gloeotrichia echinulata CP02, one region contains:
- a CDS encoding ADP-ribosylglycohydrolase family protein, whose protein sequence is MRYSVYDRFRGTMLGALVGESLASSRDIQSHTRTDLDSIAVISAQSLIELGLLDLDDWRNRQQQESLQLDANDTTFSKRILSTLPVALFFHENTIKLRQNLLSVLQIWEDDPVLRDGTLAVGYAIAQSLTEKLHPRTLIPDTIAFIGQTPTSIPQQLSKVNSLLEQGAGLDKVQTELSREDKYSNVMAMAFYCFLSTLEDYRLAVLRATHNGDVWRKDPWRLHSQSISAITGALSGSYNSTAGIPVAWRGFHSPADSAGSGLTNFSLMVELAKPLVAVWSGVYNLALDSSELKAGGSVMFEEQAPLCVFASPRVIRFR, encoded by the coding sequence ATGCGCTACTCCGTTTATGATCGGTTTCGAGGTACAATGCTTGGGGCGCTGGTCGGTGAAAGTTTAGCTTCAAGTCGTGATATACAGTCGCACACTCGCACTGACTTGGACTCAATAGCAGTTATCAGTGCCCAAAGCTTGATTGAACTTGGCTTGTTAGATTTAGATGATTGGCGAAATCGTCAGCAGCAAGAATCTCTTCAATTAGATGCTAATGATACTACTTTCTCAAAAAGAATATTATCAACACTACCAGTAGCCCTGTTTTTTCACGAAAATACAATTAAGCTGCGACAAAACTTGCTAAGTGTGTTACAAATCTGGGAGGATGATCCAGTACTAAGGGATGGAACACTAGCAGTAGGGTATGCGATCGCTCAATCTCTCACTGAAAAACTCCACCCCCGAACCCTCATCCCGGATACGATCGCCTTTATTGGACAAACGCCAACATCAATACCACAACAATTATCAAAAGTCAATTCTTTGTTAGAACAAGGAGCTGGATTAGACAAGGTGCAAACCGAGTTGAGTAGAGAAGACAAGTACAGTAACGTTATGGCGATGGCGTTTTACTGTTTTCTCAGTACCTTAGAAGACTACCGTTTGGCAGTTTTACGGGCTACTCATAATGGGGATGTTTGGCGAAAAGACCCTTGGCGGTTACACTCACAGAGTATAAGTGCAATTACAGGTGCTTTATCAGGGTCTTATAATAGCACTGCGGGTATTCCTGTAGCTTGGCGGGGTTTCCACTCGCCAGCAGATTCGGCAGGATCGGGACTGACTAATTTTTCTTTGATGGTAGAATTAGCAAAACCACTTGTAGCTGTCTGGTCAGGAGTGTATAACCTTGCCCTAGATTCAAGTGAGTTAAAAGCAGGAGGGTCTGTAATGTTTGAGGAACAAGCACCGCTTTGCGTCTTCGCATCTCCTCGCGTCATCCGGTTTCGTTGA
- a CDS encoding RNA-guided endonuclease TnpB family protein — protein sequence MLLTSIKTKLKLTADQKILMSKHAGISRFTYNWGLATWQALYQSGYQPNHLILKKFFNNQVKPLLTWIKEPGICQKVTEFAFDNLGKAFKNFFSKRAEYPKFKRKGRNESFTINAGGKPINIGGKRIKLPTIGWVASYESLPHTTTTKVTISQSAGDWYISCAYEIEPEITPKEHDYVGVDLGIKTLATLSTGVIFVNPKALKRARRKLTRLQRQLTRKIKGSNRYKKQKLRISKLHRRITNIRIDATHKATTFICKNHAVVALEDLNTSGMLKNHKLAGAVSDANFYEFRRQVEYKVIRYGGTVVFVDRFYPSSKTCANCGEIQEISLSQRVYECKRCQHTEDRDLNASKNLEKYARQAKACLDVKG from the coding sequence GTGTTACTGACTTCTATCAAAACCAAGTTAAAATTGACTGCTGACCAGAAAATTCTGATGTCAAAACATGCTGGCATATCCCGATTTACATACAATTGGGGACTTGCTACATGGCAAGCATTGTATCAATCTGGATATCAACCCAATCACTTGATTTTGAAAAAGTTCTTTAATAATCAAGTCAAGCCACTTTTGACCTGGATTAAAGAACCAGGTATTTGTCAAAAAGTCACGGAATTTGCTTTTGATAATTTAGGGAAAGCTTTTAAGAACTTCTTTTCTAAACGAGCAGAATATCCCAAGTTTAAAAGAAAAGGGAGAAATGAGAGTTTTACAATTAATGCGGGTGGTAAACCAATAAATATCGGTGGTAAACGGATTAAATTACCAACGATTGGCTGGGTTGCAAGTTATGAATCTTTACCTCACACCACAACCACAAAGGTTACTATATCTCAATCTGCGGGAGATTGGTACATTTCTTGTGCTTATGAAATAGAACCAGAAATCACTCCTAAAGAACATGATTATGTCGGTGTAGATTTAGGGATAAAAACCTTAGCTACCCTATCAACAGGAGTAATTTTTGTTAATCCGAAAGCTTTAAAAAGAGCGAGGAGGAAGTTAACAAGATTACAACGTCAACTTACAAGGAAAATCAAGGGGAGTAATCGTTATAAAAAACAAAAGTTGAGAATATCTAAACTGCATCGACGTATTACTAATATACGTATTGATGCGACTCATAAAGCAACTACATTTATCTGCAAAAACCACGCAGTAGTAGCTTTGGAGGATTTGAATACTTCAGGGATGTTGAAAAATCATAAATTAGCCGGTGCTGTCAGCGATGCTAATTTTTATGAATTCCGCAGACAAGTAGAATATAAAGTAATTAGATATGGTGGAACTGTCGTATTTGTGGATAGATTTTACCCATCTAGTAAAACTTGTGCAAATTGTGGAGAAATTCAAGAAATTAGTTTATCACAGCGGGTTTACGAGTGTAAAAGATGTCAGCATACCGAAGACCGAGATTTAAATGCGTCTAAAAATCTCGAAAAATATGCACGTCAGGCTAAAGCGTGTCTGGACGTTAAGGGATAG